The sequence CAGAGACCGCCCCGCCCCTCTCTATATCAAATCTCCGTCTCGCTCTTCACTTTTTGCATCAGCCAATCGTCCTGTTCCTCGGGGGCGGGAATCTCATACCAGTCCATATACTCGCGGAGCGACTCTAACGTGGCCCGGACGTGGCCGAGCGCGTCTGGCATCGCCAGGACAGCGACGGTGGCTTTCTTGCGGTCGATCGTGCGCACGATCCCCGTGCCTTCGTAGGACTCGATGGTGAACTTCAGCAGCGCGATATCCGCACGAGCGACGCGGAGATAGATTTCAACGAGGTCCATGGAGCAAGCGCCCTAGCGGGCATCCAGCGAGATGCGGTTGCCATGAGCGAGCAGATCCGCCACCGTCTGAAGGAAGGCCCCCGCCGGTGCGCCGTCAATCGCACGGTGATCGAACGTCAGGCTCAGCACCATCGTCGAACGCTTGGCAATCTCGCCCCGATAAATCACCGGCTTTTCCACAATGCGACCGACGCCGAGAATGCCGGTTTGCGGGGTGTTGAGGATAGGCGTAAAGCCATCGACACCATACATGCCCAGATTCGAGACGGTGAAGGTGCCGCCGGAGACTTCCTCCAACGTAAGCTTTCCGGCCCGCGCCTTTTCCGCCAAATTGCGGGCAGCTTGAGCAATTTCTTTCAACGACTTCTTATCGGTGTTAGGGA is a genomic window of Deltaproteobacteria bacterium containing:
- a CDS encoding DUF4911 domain-containing protein, which codes for MDLVEIYLRVARADIALLKFTIESYEGTGIVRTIDRKKATVAVLAMPDALGHVRATLESLREYMDWYEIPAPEEQDDWLMQKVKSETEI